The Oryzias latipes chromosome 8, ASM223467v1 genomic interval AGAAGCTATTTTTGTCCATGGTTGACCCTTAACCAACCCCCTACCACGTTCACTTCTGACTGGGTCCAGCAAAGGTGGGAGGGGGTTTCACTGTGTGTGCCAGTGCTGTGAACAACAGCAACTCGAGGGTTAATTACACTTACAGGAAAGTCATGCTTGTTGAAATCAGGGAATGCTGGAGGGGAAGTGTGACGGAGCTGCACGCCCTTTTGCTGTTGAGTTACTTCTTCTGAAAGAGTTTTAAGTGTTGTGGGGAAGTTTGCTTCTTTACCCCAGACTCACGTTGTTTTCATTCTCCCATTAGATGCATTAGCTAAATGTTTAGCTATATTTAGAAAAGGACTGATTTAGACTCTGGCACTGGATAACATCAGGTGTGTAATCTGTTTTTGCAGAGATTTTCTGTCAGGATCGTTTAAAGCTTTACTTCCATTCGACTCGTCTATAACTGCTgatattttaaagtgaaaagGTCGACTTTGGGTAAACCGTTTCCACTGTTTAGCTTCCAAGGAAACAAATGTTTGGCATTTCCGTTACTTTGTTACCACTAGTAACAATCCATGTGAACGTTCATTGGCAGCTTTGCCGTACAAGTGGTGCCCCACACCCAGCACATGTAGATGATGGACAATAGAAGGAAGCAGCAACACCTGGAGACAACCTGTGcaagcaaagagaaagcaggCAAAATCcccagatgaaaaaaaaaaacgttttcacacTCAACCTTGCTGCCAGCTGTTGGTCAGTACAAAAGAATGTGCAAACACATTTCAAGCAAGCAGCTGATTGGGAGTATTTGGGTATACatcagtttttttctgattatttcagtGTGGTTAAAACTGCCACAAGGCCTGCCTCTTTTAGCCTCTGGTGGCTGCTGCTTTTAGCTTCAAAGGAAAATGGAGGCCTACTGGGATTTCCCTCTGGCTTTCCCACCATCTGCAGAGGCCTGCATGGGATTTGATGTTGGGGAGTTCTGCTGAGAGTCTCCTGCAACCTCTTAAGCGCACACAATCTCTTTAAAGATCGTAATAAATGCTTGAACCTTTCGTCGCATTTCTTCCAAGTCTGTCGTCTGCCTGTCCATCAAAGGCCGGCAAGCATTCAAACTTTTACACATCGACTGTGTGAAAATCAGATCCAGGTGAAACACGTGAGAACTTTGCTGTGAGCTTTGAACCAAAGCTGTTTTGGTGCCACGTTGTTACCAACTTATTTATTGGCTCAACCTATTTTGCAAAGAgcattcaaagaaaaacagcattttttggaTGGAGCTGTCCGTCATATCCACCCAGCTTACATCTGATCTGGGTGCATAACTGCGCCTAGCTAacataaaatgtgtgttttatccAGCTCCCTGTGAGATACCTCCTGAAACCACCCCAGTAAAAACTTGCAGGAAATAGGACACACTCtgtctttaatagaaaataTCTGTGAGCTGGAACTACCTGAACTTTATTAAACTGTGACCATCAGCAGTCGTCACAAACAACGGCTCTGATTCATCTaaatttttctgctttgattcCCATATTTTGCTTTCAAGGCGATCAAACAGTTTGGGATCTAAGATCTTTATCCAGCAGCAAATCTAAAAAAGTGGATTGAAAAAAGCTGCAACTAGTAGAAACGCTCAGAGAAATCTGTGGAAAAAGagtaaattactttaaaaaaattttgatttaaaaaaaaaggaaactcttATGAAACAAGATCTAATAAAATACACAGACAGTTTGTAATGTCTTTGTAAGAAAAACAGTGGTTTGCCAGCTCTGTTGCAGTTTCTGCATGACCATGAGTTGCATTTTGTGGCATTTTGAAGAGGTCCATGACCCTTTCTGATAAGAAAACCTCAacctaaaaagaataaaatgtccAAGTTTGGTGGCACAACTGTTTAGAAcgctttagaaaaacaaacttatttTAATGGTTTGTTTGAGGAATGACGAAAGGACTTGGATGGAATTGCCGTTGGAAAAAAAGTGCATGTACAACTTCATTAGCTGctaaaatcagatttttctcTAAGAACTTTATCCGTAGAAAAAGAAGTGATTGTAATTGTTGTTTGATTGACCTGTGTGCAAATAATTGCAACCCAAACAAAGTTCTGCAATATTtgcagtttattattttatgttccATTAGCAATTCAAATCCAGTGATAAACATCTGTGAATTATTCTAATCTTTCCTGCTTTGACATATAAAGCCAGATTATATGACAAATAGTGGTTTTCAAGataaagcaacacaaaaagtAATGATAACTTTACAAAACTACACCAGAATGCAATTATAAATAGATTACACTGAACTGACAAGAATAAATTCTGAATCTTAAAAACATGCTGCAATGGACTCCATAATCatcatattaaaaaatatgcttacactaaaaaaataaatatgttaaaaagccaaataaaatgattttaatcaccatttaatttaaaaagatagttcaaaatgaaaaatgttgtctttattttctttaatgagTTTTTTCATCAAGTTTATCCCACTTTCTGACTGTTGTCTACTACTGACTCGTCTATATCTGCAGTTTTTGCAGAAGTCCGTTCATTCTCCCCAACAGTCTTCTGTCTTAAAAGAACATTGCAGCACAAGCTTTTTTGTTCTCTCTGTTTGTTCTGGCTGCTGTCTGTAAACAACTGAAAGCCCGTATTTCTGGTGTAAAAACAGAATGAAGCAACAGATTAGAGCTATTTTAAGCAGAGTCCGAAAAGAGGTGTTTTGTGTACATTGGATAAATCTGGATAAGCTGTCATCAAATGTGACTCAAGACAAGatgtttggagtttttttgACTCTTGGGACATTTTCCAGCACAAGAGGATTTGTTGCAGATGTGAGTAAGTCGATTTAAATAGTTTTCTCttgaaaaattaataaaaacgtACTTTTCTGTGTGACACGCTGGAAGATGTTTTCCTGAAGCTCTTTCTATCTGCGCATATTTTTCATTAACTTGTTGCTCACCATGTTCAGTCCCAGGAGTGTGTCACAACATGTTGTGCCTTGTTATCCACGTTTTCTCAATCGATTATTTTCTCCTGTTCCACACATTACTTGATGCCAAATGTGAGCGTTGGGGGTTCTGAACCCAGCTGTGCCATGCTCCTGAGCATGTTGGGTCCTGCTCTGAGCAGCCTGGGAGTTTACAGTTTGACATCAGCTTCTAAATCATCCCatatctcttttttctttttatcttgaaCTTACCAcacttggtttttgttttttttctcgtttcCTGTTTGGGGTCACAGATGTCATCAAAGAAGACATCGAAGCtactttttttgcatcttttgcttgtctttcttcttttctttaaatgttttagtttcaaacacagttttgagactaattcaaataaatgttgcaataaaaagCATAATCAGATGCTTGTGTTTACTAAATCTGCAAGATATGCCTCACTTCCCATAGAGGACAACAATGTTCCTCATAAAACTGATTTACTAACAGCTTGTTCTGATTATTATAGTTAGTTGCTTGTAAATGATTCTCTCCTCTTCAAAGTGAACATCCCTCTGAAGTCCTTTCAGCTCTTTGTGTTGCAGAGAGGGAGGCAAAGGGAGAGGGTTAACTTGTGCAGTTCCCTCCTCCTGACGTCGACTGTGAACTCGCACTCTCCCGCATGCACTACACACGCGCTCACAACCTCACCCGGCTGAGGTCGACAGAGAGGCGCTGAACACGCTGTGTTTTGCTCAGAGCTGAGTTTGGTCTCCCTCCTTTTCGCCTCCCGTGATCTCCTCTGGCCTCATCGCTCCATGGGACTCCAGACCTGGCCACCAAGCAAGCCACCACTGCCCTCCATGGCCTGCCTTGATGTGGAGACCCCTTCCATCTGCAGGGGTAAATTCAAATCAGGTGCTTTTTATTTCTATGGGTACAGTTTTAAACTCTCAACAAATGTTTATCTTTGCTGTTGTAtgtcttatagccaagcatcaaTTTTTACTCTTTTACTGTTTAGATTTATGCACAAAAAAACCACTCCAGAAACTACAATGGGTTGTAGTTTCTGGAGCTCAGGTTGGTTTTGTGTCACATGACATTAGAATGGTTTCTCCCCTGTGAAATATGTGCTTCTTTGAACTTAAGTAGAATTGTCAGACATGTTGCTCATCAAGATTCTGCTCGTCATTTGAATGCTTTTAATCTTCCATTTTGCATTCACCTGCAGCAACAGAGCAGTTATGTTCCCGACGCGAATGCTCTACTGCCGTTTGTCACTCCACTTTGTGTGGTTAATGATGACAAAATGTGCACAACTGAAAGAAACATTGTTGGGAACAACAACATTAAAGTCACCTTTGAAGAAATGCAGAGACATATTGTGCTTTAGAATTATTAGAGGTTTAAACATGATGGTTGGTGTGCTATATTGTTTCCTGCTGTGAAGGACACACCCACTCACCAGGAGGGAAACAACAGATTTCTCCCCCTCTTTTAAGTAGATAATAAGCTAAACATTTCTAGTTTATCTTGTTTTTATGATCCAATTgtgttaataaaagaaaagaaagttaaCTTTGGGGAtacaaatgtttgacttttttctgaaTTATTTGTAATGTTTACCATTTGTAAAATCACCAGAACTGCAGATTTATTCTGCTACTAAAccaaacagtttattttgtggCTGGTTCTAGTGAATTCTGttgaagaaagacaaaaaggatTGGACCGATGACAGACCTCCAGGGATGATTTGTTGAGAACAACGTTGGTATGAGATTAGAGATTACATCAGGAGTGGAGGATTCCAGCAGATCCCCCTCTCTGCGTTTCTCCATAACTTCTGTTCATGCTTTGATGCGactgcagagcaggagagacGCTTTGCATCACAGAAAGGTTAGCCAGGGTTGAAGCAGAAAACAGGAGGACACCGGGCATGAGCTGTGCCCCCATAGGGATGTTCAAAtaaaaccctgcattttctcctGCTGGTTGAGGGCAGCTTTGATGTTATTGATATGCGGTTCCACGGACTCATAAAGTCTCTCGCTTGTGGCATTCTTTTCGAGTCACAGTGAATATAAACGTTGAGACCAAGCAATGGAAACTTCTCCAAACCTCCTGGTAGGATTGGTCTGACCATCACCCCCCATGGCCCAGAGCCTGTAATGGGAAAACACATCAGGCACAGCATGTTCTCTGCTCTGCAGATGATGTGAGAGTAGACATGGCCTTCCACCCTTCGCCTCAGCTCTTGTCACTCTGCGTCCCCTGCCCACCACTCCAAGCCCATCAACTTCCCCTTGACTCAACTGGATATCCCACCCCCTCAGCAGCCCCCAACTTTCACGTTTCCCAGGCCTTGTTCTCACAGCTGCCCAGTTTATTTTTGCTCCAGTGAGTCACAGAGGCCTGCTCATACGCCTTTCCCAGGAGAGTCGAGCAGGTCTGTGTTTGGAgctggtctgtgtgtgtgaagaCTAGATCTAGCTGAGCTGACGGCGGTGACGGTGAGATGTCGTTCACGCCGCCAGCTCATTTGTCAAGCACCGCCCTCTCTGCTCTCAATGGTATTCCACACCAAAAACAAGCCCACGCTCACTTGTTTGGAAATGTTTAAACTGGGGTCTTACTacagtttacatttttggttaaaTGTCACAAAGTGTCCAAACACTGCATGCAGAGCTCGGATGAAAAACTGAAGAATTTCTCTTGGAGGATGGTCCCATCTTTGATGTCTAACATGAACGCTCACTGCTCATCCATCCAAAGAAAGATTCTAAAACAATTGGAGAAGCAGTCACGACGGACTTGACCGGCTTGGAGTTGACTCATAATCATGACTGCAGCCCTGATATCCATCCTCTCACAGATGTTTatattctgttctgttctgttcttaccttgttctctgcatttggaaCCCACAGATATTACCTATCATTAGAAGGGCTCTGAGCCAGTCAGCCTGGTCTGGTACTCTCAACATCTATCCTTTAAAACCATAGAGGAAGTGAGCAGGATGTCTGTGGTTGAGAGCTTGGTTAGCATCAACCCTGCAGGGCAGCACGTTGATGGAGAAATAAtaagtatttttgtttcatttgaggCCTCGCAGGTTTCAGAGTTTGAAGCCACAGAAAGCGATGACTCGGTCCAGAAGGTTCTGAATGGTAAATGTTGAACTTCAACCTCCGTGTTTCTGCTGTCTCACAGTcctgcagctgtgtttgcagCAGAGGAGAAGTCGGGAGCAGCTCGTGGAGCAAGGCATCATGCCACGTGAGTCTTCCTACTTACCACAGTCTTGTTTGCCTTGAATATATGACaattacaaagacaaaaaaaataaagaaaatccccTTTTGTTATATATTTCTACTATTCTTTGGCCTCTTCACCCTGCCATTTTTAAATAACACACACATGAAACGCTCTATGATTGCACTTTAATATGACTTTTACACGTAACATTTTTATGCCAGCGTTccctcattttatttataaataatattcCATGTTAAATATGAAACACGTGTGAGCTGATTGCGCAGAGACAGCTCTTCCATCATCTGTCAAGGGGGGTGTAGATTGAATTCACTCTCGctctaaatcaactttttgtgtaagaccaagaaaaaaatgataggATTCCAgaaacctcctttttttttttgggggggggggggggggggggggggcttattTGTGGTTGTTTTCCTTCTCCTGTCTCCACACGGTCACATGAGTCAGGGACCGGGCCGTCAGCGCAGGTCATTCACCCCCTCCATGATGCGGCCAAGCATGGCCGTCACACAAACTACCAAAGTGGAACATTCTCCAGCTCAGCACGCTGCTTCTCCTACACAAATGCGGTTTAGGCAATAAGCAGGAATGTTTTGCTTTGCTCCTCAGGCACGCTCCTgagagcccccaccaccactaGCTGGTGGGTcgttaaaccaaacaaaaacctttctATCATTCGTGAGACGGTGGTGAGCCAGAGGCTGGAGGCAGGATGAGTTTATCCTGAGTGATCAAAGAGTAACTCACTGAGGGGATAATCTCTTTGTTTGAGTCAGGAGAGCTGACGTTTCCTGCTCACAGTTTTGCTTTCAGACTAAAACTCCAGCTTTTTACACTTAAATTTAAGCACTTGTCAACTATAGATTTGGAAACTCACAACATTCATTTTACTCTGCGTTAATCTGGGTTTCTCCCTTTGCAGCTCTAAAATCACCTGCTGCCTTTCATGAACAGATTCGCAATCTGGAGAGAGCCCGAGTAAGACAACAGCGATCACCATGTCTGACTTCTCTTTTTATAGAATATGTTCATAAAATAGtaagaaatgtttctgtttttgcacaGACTGGGAACTTCCTGAAGCACAAACTCTGCAGCAGACCAGAGCGCTCTGAATTGGTCCGTATGCACATCCTGCAAGGTAATCCCTCCGTCTGCTCTTACTGCCTGATAGCACCTCGATAAGCCGAATGATTAATGTGCTTATTGGTATGTCTGCTCTTATTATCAACAATCTTATAACAGCATAAATGTATTTGTGCATAAGAGGCTGCTGGAGAAGTCTGGCTGAGCCTGCTGTGAGTCAGGGTGACAAACCGGTCCAGGGTCTGATGGATGCTGAGCAGATCAGCGATGAACATCCTCTTTGTGTTTATCAGAGACGCAGGCAGAGCCCTCCCTGCAGGCCACACAGATGAAGCTGAAGAGAGCCAGGCTGGCTGACGATCTCAACGAAAAAATTGCTAAGAGGCCTGGACCTCTGGAGCTGGTCGAGAAGAAAATCCTGCCTGTTGACTCTGTTATTGAGGAGCTCATCGATGGTAGATGCTTATCCTCTTCCCCCCTCATTTCAAAGTCACgatttaactaaaacaaaccaGCAGAATATTCCATCaattcacttttgaaaaatgctacaaactTCTAAAACATAAGTTGTACAAAGGAAAAGTTTCTTAGATGTTTTTGAGCTCAGATCTCCCTCAATATATTTGGACATCAAGACCGCCTCACAAGTCAATTTATGGTTATTtaatttcttgtgtttttttttttttttttttgtatttaaaggtGCTTCTATACTTTTCTGATGTTGGTCTCACAGGTAATGAGGCAGATTGCTCTCAGACGTTGCCTGCCTCAGATGTTTACAGCTTTGATGAAGACAGCGGTGATGCAGTTTCGCCACTGCAGTCTAACAGCCAACCGTCACCGCGCTCACATGCTTCCCCATCAGAGTCCGAAGGGGCAGAGGCCACGTCTGTCCTCAAAGCTCCCACACAAGtatgtataaaagaaaaaaaaacgaacaaaacatcaacttttttcttgcaaaaaatGAAGTTGTCTTGGCAGATCTTGATTTTGAAGgataatttttaattatttctcatTGGAATGGAATTGGAATTGGAACATACAATTaaactttaaatctgttttaattTGCCTTTTCTTGGTTTTCTAGCACTCAGTTCTAAGCCCCAAAGCCACCACAGATGTAGTCAACACCAAGCAACAGAGCAACCAGCAACCCCGTCTGTCCAACACCAACTCTCCGTCAGGTCCAGTTCTTGTAAAAGTAAGGCTTTATTCTTTAGGATGGATTCAGATTGTGCACAATCAGCTGATAGGACTGCGATATGTGACTTGTGGTGCTTCTTTTTCGGCTTAATTGACTGGTTGTGTGCTTTCTGTTATGGCTTTTTCCTGAAGACATTCTTCCAGATAAgatgtcaaaggctgcactttGTCAAAGTTAAAGTCACATTAGTTTCGTGGGGCGTCTTTCAGCCGAGTCAAACTGGGGGCGAACAGCAATTTCTGAGCAAATCCGTTTGTCATCCAAAGATCTGACTGACCTTCTTCACTTAAGCTTCATGCAATCTAAACTAAAAATCAAAGAGTGGGAGTCAAAAAACAACAAGCTCATTTATCAGAACCCTGTCTTTTTCTCAGAATAACACTCCTCCTTATGGAACGCTTCAGGGGAATAAATTTGACAAACTGGAGGCTGCCTGCTTGTTCGACTCAGCctgagtttctggtttcatACCTGCAGTAAAACCCGTTGCCCCTGCGCTGAAACATTTTGCGTGCACTACATCCTGTGACAGCAGGAGGTAGAACAAAAAGAATCGTGTTGCCACTACCCATTTCCTCATCCTCCTGCTTTCGCTGGGTATCACACTAACATTTCAAAGCCTTGCAATGTTGGTGCTGGCAATGCAAACTGCATTTTCAGTGGCCTGAGATCTCAAACAGTGGCTAAATTATCCTCaaaaggtttttacatttttgttttctgtgttttgctcTGCAGCAAAGCTTGGCCAGGCTACCAGCTGACAAAACCCGGGGCAAGAAAAGCAAAGAGCCCAGGCCGCGGGTGAAAAAACTGAAGTACCATCAGTATATTCCCCCTGACCAGAAGCAGGAGCACAATGAAGTGCAGATGGACTCCTCTTATGCTcgtctcctgcagcagcagcagcagttcctgCAACTCCAGATCCTgagccagcagcagcagtacagCTACCAAACCAGCCGGCCTGCTTTGATCCAGTATGACTCCAGTACTAAATTCAGGTTCTTTATTCTCATCCACTCAAATGTAAAATGTCccttctgttttccttttcacTCAAAGTTATCTGCCgcaaactgtttttgttgtttgcaaTTTTCTGCCAAAAGCGTCCTATACAGAGGCACCAGATTGTGAAAAATGAAGAGTGGATTCCCTCTCACATCTCTACTCCCTTTTCCGCTTGTCTCGTTAGATCAACAAATGAGGCACAAACCAGCTGTTCAGCTGTTGTTCTCAAAGGAAACCGTCAGACCGCTCCTGCACAGCTCCTCCCCACCACGACCAATCACAGACCAGAGCATTTACCGGCTAATCTGGATGAGATGAAGGTGACAATCCAAAGCCCACAAACAATCAGATTGAATCAACCTGAAGGCCTATGCAGCGGCGATTTATCAAATCTTTTCCTTTTCAGGTTTCTGAGCTCAAAatggagctgaagctcagatCTCTGCCTGTTTCTGGGACTAAGACCGATTTAATCGAGAGGCTTAAGTTGTTTCACGAGAGCTTGAACATCCAGAGTGCTGTTGCCACGGAAACTACTGCTGCTAAAGCTGCCTCACAGTCTGAAAACGTCAAGTCACCTCCGCCGGTTTCTGTGATAGCTTCCAAAGTGTCCAACCTGGGCATAAATGACAATAATATGAGTCCAAACTTCAACACATGTATAAGTCCCCAACAGGGAACAACTCAAGAGGAGAGTCCCACACAGAAAAGTTCCACTGAGAAGGACTCCGAAAAGGACAAGCGTCTGCATGAAAAGGAGCGACAGATCAAGGAGCTCATGAGGAagctggagcaggagcagaagCTGGTGGAGGAGCTGAAGATGCAACTGGAGGTGGAGAAAAGAAGTCAGCAGGGGGACTGTCCTCTTCAGCTCAGCCCTTTGGTTCCTCTCCAGATTAAAAAGGAAAGCAGGACCCCATCCAGCTGCTCGGTCTCCTGCGGCTCTCCCTCTCTGCTGGTCAAACAAGAGGAGTCTGTGGATCAGAACCGCATGAGCAGCACAAACCCGTTCATCATCTGTCACCAGACTGCCGCGCAGCCCGACGGCCTGCAGACTGTCCAGTCCAGAGCTCAGGTCCTGCTGCCCCCCACCCAACCAGCACCGGTGGAGCTGCACGGTGCCGCCAGCAGCACAGCTCCAGGCCACATCCAGACCTCTGGACAGATGCCACAGAAAACACAGGTCTCAGCAGCATTACAGCAACAATGCAGCACTCAAACCAAGCAACTGAAAAACGTAAGAAAACATTCATCTGCATGCACAGACCTCCGCAGACTCCCTCCCTATTACTCATCAGTGTCAGCTGTATTTTTGTAGCAAATTTGAATCCTTTGAACACATTGTGTAATGTAAAATGTATGTTTCCCAGGCATCATAAATCCCATTTTGTGGGCAGTAAATAGAAGGTCAGTTTGGACTCGTGAACGTGATGCCCTGTTTTCAATGGCACTGGTTAATCTGTCCTCCTCGTGAGGGCTGGCTGTGCTGCCCTCACAGGCCTCTGCTGCTCTGAGCAGAACTGACACGGCATTCATGAGTTACACAGAATTTCACTTCATTTCCCCtcagggatcaataaagtttttttcaataGTGCTATAGTCTGCCCCATCAGAACCGAAACAGGGAAAAGTCTACTTTAAAGTTGCAACATTTCCAAGCAGCATCACCGTgggaccaaaagaaaaaaaaaaacacagactttgGGAATTTAACACGTTCATACATGACTCTCCTCATTTTCCATTTTATCACCACATTCAAAGTCAATTATTGTGACACCCTTAAATAATAATTGGTCGGAAAATGATCCTAAATTTGTTTATTCTCTCTGTTCTCTGATATTAATATATCCTCATTGATAAGGTAACCCTTTCAAACCATTGTTTATGTCAATtgtattctgtttttgttcattttttgacacattggttttttttgtactgAACAGAAGACACAATTCACAAACCAAGTGAGAAAAACCAAAGATCCACCTCGCTACGAGGATGCCGTTAAACAGACGCGCAGCATGCTGGCTGCAGTTCaggtaactttaaaaaatagataaaggAATTTTgatctttacatttttgatgAAGTCCCTTTGTGTGTTTCTCTGCAGATTCCCACTGCAGCAAGCCAACACATGGATGACCTCTTCGATGTGCTGATTGAAAGCGGCGGTGAGAAGTGTTGCTCGTGTTGAGGCTCTGACCTGGTTGTGGGATACCTGATGATGTGTTAActgtgacatttgttttttcagagaTCTCTCCTTTCATCAGGCAGGAACCTCCCGGTCTGGACAAGCCTCTCCCGGTGACAGCCAGCGTAACCACCCTTCCTATCAACACGGTGCTGTCCCGGCCTCCGCCCTTGGTTCAGGTGGCTCAGCTGCCCGGCTCCACCCTCAACTCCTCCGCCACCTTGACCGGGTTGACCTCCAACACCCAGCTGGAAAACCTATTAGACAACACGCTGGACGctaaaacacagaaactgaaGCTGACGGAGGAGTTACAGTCACCTATGGAGGAGCTCCTCATTGAAAGCACACCACCTTCTGGTCCAAACCTGGACAACAGCAACATAGACAACATGGACTGGTTGGACCTTACGCTGTCTGCACCCGCAGAGGGAGTTAACCCTTTGGACATGTCAATATCTGTGGGTGTCTTCTCCCCAGACTTCCTGGATTCCCATGAACTGCAGATGAACTGGGACTGACTGCATAAAGGTGAATTCTCTAATCTGTCATTCCAaagtcatattttgtttttcgaTGGGATCATTTGTTCTTTAATGATCGGAAGTTGCAAGGTGAGGTTGGAgcaggcagattttttttacgttttatttAGGCCTCTGTACATAGAGAAAGATGAAATGGTACTTTTGAGCTTAAACCTGAAGCTGTTAAAGTTCTGCACATCATTTATTGGGCTTCATGCTTAGTGAACACAGACTTATTGTTCTGTCGGGATACCAGACTACATAAAAtatgcaaatgtttttgtccTTACTGGGAAAGATTTGCATTAaagcttttgtgtgtgttttttttactgagttgcaatatctaaaaaaaaaaaaatttaaaatgacagcACATAACACAACTGCCAGTTGGATGTCAACTCTctgctcttttgtttgttttgcacaaATGTTTCTATTCAGATGCATAGAAAGCAGAAGTAACCTGTAGATGAGCAATTATGCAGTAGTTTGGAGTTGCctgctttaaaattaaaaggcaaaaacatttaactgaataaaagtcaaaatacaAGAACACATTGCtcagtttaaactttaaatatttaaagttaaagtagattttcttttttcttttagcaaaaGTTCAAAGAACTTAAAGTGCACACTGCTGCTTCTTCTATACTGGAAGCCAAAACATTTTGGCGGGACATTAACTTTGACCTAGTCTATCATTTCATAGGATTTAAAATGTGAGTTTGGTTGCCAACAAGGTGGCAAAACCAGTCCTAACTTCTATTTCATAATACTCTTTGAACATTTCCTAATTTCATAACTAGTTCTGTAGGTCTGTAGTGAAATTGACAGCCCACTTCTGAGGAACTGTTAGTCCTTTGAACCTCATCTTAAGGCAGTTGCTCAAAGAATCTGCTTCACTGCAGGAATCACGGGATTCTGATGCATTGACttctaaagtgtttttctttcttttaatttttttattagtatttttttccactttttcctccatgatccattttcacagttttaaagggaaaataatattctcaaaaaacaa includes:
- the LOC101157539 gene encoding MKL/myocardin-like protein 2 isoform X3, producing MGLQTWPPSKPPLPSMACLDVETPSICRGKFKSVLQLCLQQRRSREQLVEQGIMPPLKSPAAFHEQIRNLERARTGNFLKHKLCSRPERSELVRMHILQETQAEPSLQATQMKLKRARLADDLNEKIAKRPGPLELVEKKILPVDSVIEELIDGNEADCSQTLPASDVYSFDEDSGDAVSPLQSNSQPSPRSHASPSESEGAEATSVLKAPTQHSVLSPKATTDVVNTKQQSNQQPRLSNTNSPSGPVLVKQSLARLPADKTRGKKSKEPRPRVKKLKYHQYIPPDQKQEHNEVQMDSSYARLLQQQQQFLQLQILSQQQQYSYQTSRPALIQSTNEAQTSCSAVVLKGNRQTAPAQLLPTTTNHRPEHLPANLDEMKVSELKMELKLRSLPVSGTKTDLIERLKLFHESLNIQSAVATETTAAKAASQSENVKSPPPVSVIASKVSNLGINDNNMSPNFNTCISPQQGTTQEESPTQKSSTEKDSEKDKRLHEKERQIKELMRKLEQEQKLVEELKMQLEVEKRSQQGDCPLQLSPLVPLQIKKESRTPSSCSVSCGSPSLLVKQEESVDQNRMSSTNPFIICHQTAAQPDGLQTVQSRAQVLLPPTQPAPVELHGAASSTAPGHIQTSGQMPQKTQVSAALQQQCSTQTKQLKNKTQFTNQVRKTKDPPRYEDAVKQTRSMLAAVQIPTAASQHMDDLFDVLIESGEISPFIRQEPPGLDKPLPVTASVTTLPINTVLSRPPPLVQVAQLPGSTLNSSATLTGLTSNTQLENLLDNTLDAKTQKLKLTEELQSPMEELLIESTPPSGPNLDNSNIDNMDWLDLTLSAPAEGVNPLDMSISVGVFSPDFLDSHELQMNWD
- the LOC101157539 gene encoding MKL/myocardin-like protein 2 isoform X2 gives rise to the protein MGLQTWPPSKPPLPSMACLDVETPSICRVLQLCLQQRRSREQLVEQGIMPPLKSPAAFHEQIRNLERARTGNFLKHKLCSRPERSELVRMHILQETQAEPSLQATQMKLKRARLADDLNEKIAKRPGPLELVEKKILPVDSVIEELIDGNEADCSQTLPASDVYSFDEDSGDAVSPLQSNSQPSPRSHASPSESEGAEATSVLKAPTQHSVLSPKATTDVVNTKQQSNQQPRLSNTNSPSGPVLVKQSLARLPADKTRGKKSKEPRPRVKKLKYHQYIPPDQKQEHNEVQMDSSYARLLQQQQQFLQLQILSQQQQYSYQTSRPALIQYDSSTKFRSTNEAQTSCSAVVLKGNRQTAPAQLLPTTTNHRPEHLPANLDEMKVSELKMELKLRSLPVSGTKTDLIERLKLFHESLNIQSAVATETTAAKAASQSENVKSPPPVSVIASKVSNLGINDNNMSPNFNTCISPQQGTTQEESPTQKSSTEKDSEKDKRLHEKERQIKELMRKLEQEQKLVEELKMQLEVEKRSQQGDCPLQLSPLVPLQIKKESRTPSSCSVSCGSPSLLVKQEESVDQNRMSSTNPFIICHQTAAQPDGLQTVQSRAQVLLPPTQPAPVELHGAASSTAPGHIQTSGQMPQKTQVSAALQQQCSTQTKQLKNKTQFTNQVRKTKDPPRYEDAVKQTRSMLAAVQIPTAASQHMDDLFDVLIESGEISPFIRQEPPGLDKPLPVTASVTTLPINTVLSRPPPLVQVAQLPGSTLNSSATLTGLTSNTQLENLLDNTLDAKTQKLKLTEELQSPMEELLIESTPPSGPNLDNSNIDNMDWLDLTLSAPAEGVNPLDMSISVGVFSPDFLDSHELQMNWD